In one window of Cydia pomonella isolate Wapato2018A chromosome 16, ilCydPomo1, whole genome shotgun sequence DNA:
- the LOC133526172 gene encoding radial spoke head 1 homolog isoform X1 translates to MTDEVEPEEQKKPMKEIAVVFDEGAFVYETGDTYEGSFEARKKDRFLKMNGLGVYTTAEGDVYTGAWEGDRLFGDDVTITYTDGSKYEGPFKDWSYNGRGKYTFPDGTVLNTDFVENCPVKEMMLTDPNGHVWLGRADVGFGRLDPWNHFYQGLERPSEKSQSSQERVVQQN, encoded by the exons ATGACTGACGAAGTCGAGCCCGAGGAACAAAAGAAGCCAATGAAAGAGATCGCAGTGGTGTTCGACGAGGGGGCCTTCGTGTACGAAACTGGGGACACCTACGAGGGCTCTTTTGAGGCGAGGAAGAAGGACCGGTTCTTGAAGATGAACG GTCTCGGCGTGTATACCACGGCAGAAGGCGATGTGTACACTGGTGCCTGGGAAGGCGACCGCCTCTTCGGCGACGATGTGACCATCACTTACACTGACGGCTCCAAATACGAGGGACCGTTCAAAGACTGGTCCTACAACGGTAGAGGCAAATATACGTTTCCTGATGGCACGGTGTTGAATACGGATTTTGTTGAGAACTGTCCTGTAAAAGAGATGATGTTGACAGATCCAAACGGCCATGTGTGGCTTGGACGCGCGGACGTCGGGTTTGGACGGCTAGATCCTTGGAATCACTTCTATCAGGGATTAGAGAGGCCAAGTGAGAAATCACAGAGTAGCCAAGAAAGGGTTGTTCAACAGAATTAG
- the LOC133526172 gene encoding radial spoke head 1 homolog isoform X2: MTDEVEPEEQKKPMKEIAVVFDEGAFVYETGDTYEGSFEARKKDRFLKMNGLGVYTTAEGDVYTGAWEGDRLFGDDVTITYTDGSKYEGPFKDWSYNDPNGHVWLGRADVGFGRLDPWNHFYQGLERPSEKSQSSQERVVQQN, from the exons ATGACTGACGAAGTCGAGCCCGAGGAACAAAAGAAGCCAATGAAAGAGATCGCAGTGGTGTTCGACGAGGGGGCCTTCGTGTACGAAACTGGGGACACCTACGAGGGCTCTTTTGAGGCGAGGAAGAAGGACCGGTTCTTGAAGATGAACG GTCTCGGCGTGTATACCACGGCAGAAGGCGATGTGTACACTGGTGCCTGGGAAGGCGACCGCCTCTTCGGCGACGATGTGACCATCACTTACACTGACGGCTCCAAATACGAGGGACCGTTCAAAGACTGGTCCTACAACG ATCCAAACGGCCATGTGTGGCTTGGACGCGCGGACGTCGGGTTTGGACGGCTAGATCCTTGGAATCACTTCTATCAGGGATTAGAGAGGCCAAGTGAGAAATCACAGAGTAGCCAAGAAAGGGTTGTTCAACAGAATTAG